The Sphingorhabdus sp. Alg231-15 genome has a segment encoding these proteins:
- a CDS encoding hotdog fold thioesterase gives MAGGNDSAPEPNGSHEHFQALERLYKAAPINQLFKSDLEITERGIARITFDVDERHYHAAGAVHGTSYFKMLDDAAFYAANSLVSDRFLLTTAFNVLFTRPLKSSTVTAEGRWVSGKRRVFVADSRLIDQEGEEIARGTGTFMRSHIPLASLPGYKQ, from the coding sequence ATGGCTGGGGGGAATGATTCAGCGCCGGAACCGAATGGATCCCATGAACATTTTCAGGCCTTGGAACGGCTTTATAAGGCAGCGCCGATCAATCAGCTGTTCAAGTCCGATCTCGAGATAACCGAGCGCGGAATTGCCCGCATCACCTTTGATGTAGATGAACGGCATTATCATGCGGCGGGTGCCGTGCATGGAACCAGTTACTTCAAAATGCTCGATGATGCCGCATTTTATGCAGCCAATAGTCTGGTTTCCGACCGTTTCTTGTTGACCACAGCGTTTAATGTACTGTTCACCCGACCACTAAAATCCAGCACGGTAACGGCCGAAGGGCGATGGGTGAGCGGAAAAAGACGGGTTTTTGTCGCGGATTCGCGGCTTATCGACCAAGAGGGCGAGGAAATTGCCCGGGGAACCGGCACATTCATGCGATCGCACATCCCGTTAGCTTCGTTACCCGGATATAAGCAGTAG
- a CDS encoding MmcB family DNA repair protein: MIEHSDSPLSAVPLAPKPDSIEDHQPPLTGAAAVARGVARLFSRHDIMVLSEVSLPNKRRADLMGVDAKGQIVIVEIKVARGDLLGDNKWTEYLDYCDRFYWALPNDFDASPLDRPDFMPERAGLIVADAYDAEMVRSAATHALAPARRKTETMRLARRSMQRLSVVHGWIDPEAREYY, translated from the coding sequence ATGATAGAACATAGCGATTCGCCCTTATCCGCTGTCCCCCTGGCTCCCAAACCGGATTCGATCGAGGACCATCAGCCCCCCCTGACCGGAGCAGCAGCGGTCGCGCGCGGCGTTGCACGCTTATTTTCGCGCCACGATATCATGGTCCTTTCCGAGGTTAGCCTGCCCAATAAACGGCGCGCAGATCTGATGGGTGTCGATGCCAAAGGACAGATTGTGATTGTCGAAATCAAGGTCGCACGCGGTGATTTGCTGGGTGATAACAAGTGGACCGAATATCTTGATTATTGCGACCGCTTCTACTGGGCCTTACCGAATGATTTTGATGCATCGCCGCTTGACCGGCCAGACTTCATGCCTGAACGCGCCGGATTGATCGTTGCGGATGCTTATGACGCGGAAATGGTCCGCTCTGCCGCCACTCATGCACTGGCTCCTGCACGGCGAAAAACTGAAACAATGCGGCTGGCGCGTCGCTCGATGCAACGGCTATCGGTGGTTCATGGCTGGATCGATCCGGAGGCCCGGGAATATTACTGA
- the dnaQ gene encoding DNA polymerase III subunit epsilon has translation MREIIFDTETTGFDPQSGDRMVEIGCIEMIDRVETGESFHCYYNPQRSMPKAAEEVHGLSDIFLSDKKLFADGAEELLEFLGEAKLVAHNAQFDFNFLNAELVLCGKKPISQFRMVDTLAIAKVKHPGAKLSLDALCSRYGIDRSHRVKHGALLDAELLTQLYIELTGGRQIGLSLADDKPSSETAVRQPGQKEAALRRQFIAPRPHSASAEELARHAAFMEGIKDPLWADT, from the coding sequence ATGCGGGAAATAATTTTCGACACAGAAACCACCGGATTCGACCCGCAAAGTGGCGACCGGATGGTTGAAATAGGCTGTATTGAAATGATCGACCGGGTCGAAACCGGCGAGAGTTTTCACTGCTATTATAATCCGCAGCGCTCGATGCCGAAGGCGGCAGAAGAAGTCCACGGTCTTTCCGACATATTTCTGTCTGATAAAAAGCTCTTTGCCGATGGTGCCGAAGAACTTCTGGAGTTTCTCGGTGAAGCCAAGCTCGTCGCGCATAATGCGCAGTTTGACTTTAACTTCCTTAATGCTGAACTGGTGCTATGTGGCAAAAAACCGATCTCGCAATTTCGTATGGTCGATACTTTGGCCATTGCAAAGGTTAAGCATCCCGGGGCAAAACTTTCGCTTGATGCTCTTTGCAGCCGTTACGGCATTGATCGCAGTCACCGCGTCAAACATGGTGCCTTGCTTGATGCGGAATTGCTGACACAGCTATATATCGAGTTGACTGGGGGCCGGCAGATCGGTCTCAGTTTGGCTGATGATAAGCCATCGTCTGAAACGGCAGTCCGGCAACCGGGCCAAAAGGAAGCTGCACTACGCCGGCAATTTATTGCGCCGCGCCCGCACAGTGCCAGCGCGGAAGAATTGGCAAGGCACGCGGCCTTTATGGAAGGGATAAAAGACCCGCTCTGGGCTGATACTTGA
- a CDS encoding cell wall hydrolase, with translation MSKIFKAASVLSLAFSTAAALAVTDVSFALEATDDTPETEIVVDPDMLESADESAPVIFGEQQEVVSTIPEDVIEADRLANEQQAAAAEYNNVNASSLRQLVDQQSIEGSLSKEMQCLAGTVYFESKGETLPGQLAVARVVMARAASSRFPDSLCGVVYQRKQFSFIRNGKMPRIDKGHRHWRNAVAIAKIAVNDGWKSPVEGALFFHARYVSPGWRLKRMATIDNHIFYR, from the coding sequence ATGAGCAAAATATTTAAAGCTGCAAGCGTGCTTTCGCTTGCATTTTCTACGGCCGCCGCACTTGCAGTGACCGATGTATCATTCGCATTGGAAGCGACCGATGATACACCAGAAACCGAGATCGTTGTTGATCCGGATATGCTGGAATCCGCCGATGAATCGGCTCCCGTAATTTTTGGCGAACAGCAGGAAGTTGTTTCGACAATTCCCGAGGACGTTATCGAAGCAGACCGGCTTGCTAACGAACAGCAAGCTGCGGCTGCCGAATATAACAATGTAAATGCCAGTTCGCTGCGCCAGCTGGTCGACCAGCAGTCGATTGAAGGTTCATTGAGCAAGGAAATGCAATGTCTTGCCGGAACCGTCTATTTTGAATCCAAGGGTGAAACTCTTCCTGGTCAATTGGCGGTTGCGCGTGTTGTCATGGCCCGTGCGGCCTCATCGCGTTTCCCCGACAGCCTTTGTGGTGTTGTTTATCAGCGCAAACAATTTTCCTTCATTCGCAACGGAAAAATGCCGCGCATCGATAAAGGTCATCGCCATTGGCGCAACGCGGTAGCGATTGCAAAAATCGCGGTAAATGACGGTTGGAAAAGCCCTGTAGAAGGTGCCTTGTTCTTCCATGCGCGCTACGTTTCGCCCGGCTGGCGGTTGAAGCGGATGGCGACGATAGACAATCACATTTTCTATCGCTGA
- a CDS encoding YcgN family cysteine cluster protein: MPFWDKPLDSLDRAQWEALCDGCGKCCLLKAEDEDDGQIYMTNIACKLLDTQSARCSDYRRRRYFVPDCVRLTRSKLDQFTWLPDSCAYKMRARGQSLPEWHYLVSGDRETIHETGNSIRGKVITEVEAGPIEQHILDKPL, encoded by the coding sequence ATTCCATTTTGGGATAAGCCGCTCGATAGCTTGGATCGCGCACAATGGGAGGCCTTGTGTGACGGTTGCGGTAAATGCTGCTTACTGAAGGCTGAAGATGAAGATGACGGTCAAATTTATATGACCAATATTGCGTGCAAGCTGCTTGATACCCAAAGCGCTCGTTGCAGCGATTATCGCCGCCGCCGCTATTTTGTACCCGATTGTGTCAGGCTGACGCGTAGCAAGCTCGATCAATTTACCTGGCTTCCTGATAGTTGCGCGTACAAGATGCGTGCAAGGGGCCAATCTCTGCCGGAATGGCACTATCTGGTTTCGGGAGATCGCGAGACAATTCACGAAACCGGAAACTCTATTCGCGGCAAGGTTATTACGGAGGTGGAAGCTGGGCCGATTGAACAGCATATTCTCGATAAACCGCTCTAA
- a CDS encoding M48 family metallopeptidase — MNSIFSINRSKSHPVPAEQDALEIELEGRFYPLRVRKLTQARSIAVSADTVKGEVRLTMPRYASTAQALRFAQSKSDWLAARFADALPPVPIVDGAEIAFAGESHVIRWSTEFNRKPKRIGGEIRVGGPENRIEARIISWMKDQVRDIYADDLAFYCERAETELPTLSVGDARRRWGSCSGRKAIRLSWRLVMAPPIVRRSVVAHEVAHLRHMDHSPAFYALLDQIFDGERREADRWLKQHGSALHLIGAPVR; from the coding sequence TTGAACAGCATATTCTCGATAAACCGCTCTAAATCCCATCCGGTTCCTGCTGAGCAGGACGCATTGGAGATTGAGCTGGAGGGACGGTTTTATCCTTTGCGCGTTCGCAAGTTGACGCAGGCGCGTTCGATTGCGGTTTCTGCCGATACAGTCAAAGGCGAGGTTCGTCTGACGATGCCGCGCTATGCAAGTACCGCGCAGGCTTTGCGGTTTGCGCAATCCAAATCAGACTGGTTGGCCGCCCGTTTTGCAGACGCTTTGCCACCGGTACCGATTGTCGATGGTGCTGAAATTGCCTTTGCTGGCGAGAGCCATGTCATAAGATGGTCAACCGAATTCAATCGCAAGCCAAAGAGAATAGGTGGCGAAATCCGCGTTGGCGGTCCTGAAAACAGGATTGAAGCACGGATCATCAGTTGGATGAAAGATCAGGTTCGCGATATTTATGCCGATGATCTGGCCTTTTATTGTGAGCGGGCCGAAACCGAATTGCCGACTCTGTCGGTGGGTGACGCCCGGCGACGCTGGGGAAGCTGTTCCGGACGCAAAGCGATTCGGTTGAGCTGGCGGCTGGTTATGGCACCTCCGATAGTGCGCCGGTCGGTTGTTGCCCATGAAGTTGCCCATTTGCGTCACATGGATCACAGTCCGGCATTTTACGCTTTACTCGATCAGATTTTTGACGGTGAACGCCGAGAAGCTGACCGCTGGCTCAAACAGCATGGATCGGCCTTGCACTTGATCGGAGCGCCTGTTCGATAA
- a CDS encoding ankyrin repeat domain-containing protein has protein sequence MLWGRLPIPRVNRKSSVIRFFAALLAVFSLSIPGIASAQFSSSYNFLKAVKDRDGTEATKFLNQPGTVIVNTRDVTSGETALHIVVARRDATWTNFLLQKGANPNLRDKQGTTPLMLATQLRFVEGARILLAKKANVNQTNNRGETALIRAVQLRDSEMTRLLLKNGANPDRADTLAGLSARDYATRDRRAASILSEIEKADSQKKPESSGRFFGPEG, from the coding sequence ATGCTTTGGGGCAGGCTTCCAATTCCACGGGTCAATAGAAAGAGCAGCGTCATCCGTTTTTTTGCGGCGCTTCTGGCGGTTTTTTCGCTAAGCATTCCAGGCATAGCCAGCGCCCAGTTTTCCAGCAGCTATAATTTCCTGAAAGCAGTGAAAGACCGTGATGGAACAGAGGCGACCAAGTTCCTCAATCAGCCTGGCACCGTGATCGTCAATACCAGAGACGTGACCAGCGGCGAGACCGCTTTGCATATCGTTGTTGCCCGGCGCGATGCGACCTGGACAAATTTTTTGTTGCAAAAGGGTGCGAATCCCAATCTGCGCGACAAGCAAGGCACAACGCCGCTAATGCTTGCTACACAATTGCGGTTTGTCGAAGGTGCCAGGATATTGCTGGCTAAGAAAGCGAATGTAAACCAGACTAATAATCGCGGCGAAACCGCCCTGATCAGGGCAGTGCAGTTGCGTGACTCCGAAATGACTCGCTTGTTGCTGAAAAATGGTGCGAATCCGGACCGGGCCGATACGCTGGCGGGGCTTTCCGCTCGCGACTATGCGACTCGTGATCGTCGGGCCGCTTCCATTCTGAGTGAAATTGAAAAAGCGGATAGCCAGAAAAAACCCGAATCCAGCGGCCGCTTTTTTGGTCCCGAGGGTTAA
- the coaE gene encoding dephospho-CoA kinase (Dephospho-CoA kinase (CoaE) performs the final step in coenzyme A biosynthesis.): MTGPMIIGLTGSIGMGKSTVAQMFVDDGVPVFDADAAVHILQGPGGALVGEIEVLFPGTTNEKGVDRQKLGSAVLGDPDALKQLEELIHPAVGAMRMEFLAQNENVPMILFDIPLLFEKSGADGVDQVIVVSATEEDQRNRVLRRPGMTPDKFEKIKSLQMPDEEKRKRADFVINTSQPLDETRVQVRNTIEKLKASLA, translated from the coding sequence ATGACGGGTCCGATGATCATCGGGCTGACCGGATCCATTGGCATGGGCAAATCGACGGTTGCGCAGATGTTTGTGGATGACGGTGTTCCGGTTTTTGATGCTGATGCGGCCGTCCATATTTTGCAGGGTCCTGGCGGTGCGCTGGTTGGAGAAATTGAAGTTCTGTTTCCCGGTACGACCAACGAGAAAGGGGTCGATCGGCAGAAACTTGGTTCCGCTGTGCTTGGTGATCCTGATGCGTTAAAACAGCTCGAAGAGTTGATTCACCCTGCGGTCGGCGCGATGCGAATGGAATTTCTCGCACAGAATGAGAATGTGCCGATGATTCTCTTCGACATTCCGCTTCTATTCGAAAAATCCGGTGCTGACGGGGTGGATCAGGTGATCGTCGTATCGGCAACCGAAGAGGATCAGCGCAATCGGGTTTTACGCCGTCCCGGCATGACACCGGACAAGTTTGAGAAGATTAAGTCCTTGCAAATGCCGGATGAAGAAAAGCGCAAACGCGCCGATTTTGTGATCAATACATCTCAGCCATTGGACGAAACGCGGGTACAGGTACGAAATACTATAGAAAAATTGAAAGCATCACTTGCGTAA
- the aroE gene encoding shikimate dehydrogenase — protein MTDNLPYAEVIGDPIAQSKSPIIHKFWLEKLGIKADYRLFHVKPDELADYIAARRKDPDWQGCNVTIPHKLAVMDHVSDPGGVRASIGAMNTVARAENGDLFGTNTDAGGFFAPIADVPLAGQDVVVVGAGGAAQAVLFALSRIEVGSVTIINRNVLKASALLARFGLKGQALEHGSAFPPARLFVNASALGMKGQDELVVNLDHLPDDVIVYDLVYAPIKTKLLQAASARNLETIDGLAMLIGQAAVAFEIFFGQSPPLEHDDELRKLLLA, from the coding sequence ATGACCGACAATCTCCCTTATGCTGAAGTGATTGGTGACCCGATTGCGCAAAGCAAATCGCCGATAATCCATAAATTCTGGCTCGAAAAGCTTGGTATCAAAGCGGATTATCGACTGTTCCACGTGAAACCGGACGAACTGGCAGATTATATTGCTGCGCGCCGGAAGGATCCTGATTGGCAGGGCTGCAATGTCACCATTCCTCATAAACTGGCGGTGATGGACCATGTATCCGACCCAGGCGGGGTGCGCGCGTCAATTGGGGCGATGAACACGGTCGCTCGTGCTGAGAACGGCGATCTTTTTGGTACCAATACGGATGCTGGCGGTTTTTTTGCCCCCATTGCCGATGTCCCGCTTGCCGGTCAGGACGTTGTTGTCGTCGGCGCCGGTGGAGCTGCGCAGGCGGTTTTATTTGCATTGTCACGCATTGAGGTAGGTTCGGTTACCATTATCAATCGCAATGTCCTCAAGGCTTCTGCTCTGCTCGCTCGTTTTGGGCTTAAAGGACAAGCGCTGGAGCATGGATCTGCCTTTCCGCCGGCGCGATTGTTCGTAAATGCCAGTGCGCTGGGTATGAAAGGCCAGGATGAACTTGTGGTCAATCTGGATCACCTGCCCGATGATGTGATCGTCTATGATCTGGTTTATGCGCCTATCAAAACGAAATTGTTACAGGCAGCTTCAGCGCGCAATCTCGAAACGATTGACGGATTGGCGATGTTGATCGGCCAAGCCGCAGTCGCCTTTGAGATATTCTTCGGCCAGTCGCCTCCGCTCGAGCATGACGACGAATTGAGAAAGCTGCTCCTCGCATGA
- a CDS encoding PTS sugar transporter subunit IIA, which produces MEYLSVHIDSAAVAASATAMSKQEVFATLAKKAAQSYGLDGDVVLQRLQDRESLGSTGFGGSVAIPHARIKELDECVGLFIRLAQPISFDAHDGQDVDLVFGLLSPDQGSADHLKALAEISRFLRDEATLTKLRGAASEDALFVLLTGQQDQRAA; this is translated from the coding sequence ATGGAATATTTGTCAGTTCATATTGACTCCGCAGCCGTAGCAGCCAGTGCGACCGCGATGTCCAAGCAAGAAGTTTTTGCGACTTTAGCAAAAAAGGCAGCCCAGTCTTACGGGCTGGATGGTGATGTAGTGCTTCAGCGTCTTCAGGACCGTGAATCACTTGGATCTACGGGCTTTGGCGGATCCGTTGCGATTCCGCATGCCAGAATCAAGGAGCTGGACGAGTGTGTTGGACTTTTCATCCGTCTGGCACAGCCGATCAGTTTTGATGCACATGATGGCCAGGACGTTGATCTGGTCTTTGGTCTGCTGTCACCCGACCAGGGCAGTGCAGATCATTTGAAAGCACTGGCTGAAATCTCACGCTTCTTGCGCGATGAGGCTACTTTGACCAAATTGCGCGGTGCCGCTTCAGAGGATGCACTTTTTGTGTTGCTCACCGGACAGCAGGACCAGCGAGCGGCTTGA
- the msrB gene encoding peptide-methionine (R)-S-oxide reductase MsrB yields the protein MEKITLSAQEWRDKLSPEQYHVLREAGTERAFTGKLNAEKRDGEFFCAGCGSKLFDATTKFDSGCGWPSFTEPTESEAVTEIEDLSHGMRRIEVRCTSCDGHLGHVFPDGPAENGLRYCMNSAALDFEPKEA from the coding sequence ATGGAAAAAATAACACTGAGCGCTCAGGAATGGCGCGATAAACTCTCCCCGGAACAATATCATGTCCTGCGCGAAGCCGGAACCGAGCGAGCCTTCACCGGCAAACTCAATGCTGAAAAGCGCGATGGTGAGTTTTTTTGCGCGGGATGTGGCAGCAAATTATTCGATGCGACAACCAAATTTGACAGCGGTTGCGGCTGGCCGAGCTTTACCGAGCCGACAGAATCTGAAGCGGTTACCGAAATCGAAGATCTCAGCCACGGCATGCGCCGCATTGAAGTCCGCTGCACCAGCTGTGACGGGCATTTAGGCCATGTTTTTCCTGATGGTCCGGCAGAAAACGGACTGCGCTATTGCATGAACAGCGCAGCGCTCGATTTTGAGCCAAAAGAGGCTTAA
- a CDS encoding PBP1A family penicillin-binding protein, with amino-acid sequence MARGKKRKKQSGPFRKWFSRVVKTGLVVGLLGFIALVVAVMVIRSSLPGFEDLKSSPNGQMIRVLDVNGRELFSMGPSYGQWLDYDEIPQVMIDAMVAVEDRRYESHLGVDPIGIARSVKVRLERGRWAQGGSTITQQLARNIFLNNSRTFGRKGREILLALAMERKFSKEQILELYLNKVYYGGGAYGIDAASRRFFAHSAADLNLAEAAIIAGLVKAPSRYSPTADAQAAIDRATVVLRVMQDAGAITAAQAAETKPTAVELAPEPRQNSVRYFTDWALPQLDLLIDETIEPIEVWTTLDLGMQRAATNAIQTGSPAGTQGALVAIDRDGAVRAMVGGTDYVTSNYNRATQAVRQPGSAWKLFVYLAALEAGYTPNDIVTDEPIKIGNWTPRNSGGRYAGDISVRSAFAYSKNTVAAAIGNDIGTSTIANMARRFGVTTPIDTNPSMVLGTSDVRLLDMTRAFASVNAKGIAITPYAITKVSTMKGDVLYQSKFDGSRVLVDPWVAAGITDLMQTAVNAGTGRAAQIGRPVAGKTGTTSSNKDGWFLGFSSGLTTGVWMGRDDAKPVRGLQGGRAPAAAFAAFMKVAVAKRKVEKFDTELILPDWQLEPDEEELYGAPEDGIYVDENGMPIETGQGLEYDLEGGQAEDGPPQLDQDWIDSVLGRGEDETEQAEQREDDDPPADRPNDPVSILPEPAEE; translated from the coding sequence ATGGCGCGGGGCAAAAAACGCAAAAAACAATCGGGACCATTTCGCAAATGGTTCTCGCGGGTCGTAAAAACCGGGCTCGTTGTCGGCCTGCTCGGCTTCATCGCCTTGGTGGTCGCCGTCATGGTTATTCGATCCTCTTTGCCAGGATTTGAAGACCTGAAATCGTCGCCCAATGGCCAGATGATCCGCGTCCTTGATGTCAACGGACGGGAACTTTTCTCCATGGGACCCAGCTATGGGCAATGGCTCGATTATGATGAGATTCCGCAAGTCATGATCGACGCGATGGTTGCCGTAGAGGACCGGCGTTACGAGAGTCATCTGGGTGTTGATCCGATTGGTATTGCCCGATCTGTGAAGGTCCGTCTGGAACGCGGGCGCTGGGCGCAGGGCGGTTCAACCATCACGCAGCAGCTGGCCCGTAATATTTTCCTTAACAACAGCCGCACATTCGGGCGGAAGGGGCGCGAGATCCTGTTGGCGCTCGCTATGGAACGGAAGTTTTCGAAGGAACAGATACTCGAACTCTATCTCAACAAGGTGTATTATGGCGGCGGAGCTTACGGAATTGACGCGGCCTCCCGGCGGTTCTTTGCCCATAGTGCCGCCGATCTGAACCTGGCTGAAGCGGCAATTATCGCTGGATTGGTTAAGGCTCCGTCGCGCTATTCACCGACCGCTGACGCACAAGCCGCGATCGACCGGGCAACCGTTGTGCTGCGTGTCATGCAGGATGCCGGCGCGATAACGGCTGCGCAAGCCGCCGAGACCAAACCGACAGCCGTCGAGCTGGCGCCAGAACCCCGCCAAAACAGTGTGCGCTATTTTACCGATTGGGCTCTGCCGCAACTGGACCTGTTGATCGATGAAACGATTGAACCGATTGAAGTCTGGACAACCCTGGATCTCGGTATGCAGCGCGCGGCGACCAATGCGATCCAAACCGGCTCGCCTGCTGGAACACAAGGTGCTTTGGTGGCAATCGACCGCGATGGTGCCGTTCGGGCCATGGTCGGTGGGACCGACTATGTGACTTCCAACTATAACCGCGCAACCCAGGCCGTGCGCCAGCCGGGATCTGCCTGGAAGCTGTTTGTCTATCTGGCCGCCCTAGAGGCCGGTTATACTCCCAATGATATTGTCACCGATGAACCGATTAAAATCGGCAACTGGACCCCACGCAATAGCGGTGGTCGCTATGCCGGTGACATCAGTGTGCGTTCAGCATTCGCCTATTCGAAGAATACGGTCGCAGCCGCCATTGGCAATGATATTGGAACTTCTACGATCGCCAACATGGCCCGCCGATTCGGAGTTACGACACCCATTGATACCAACCCATCGATGGTGCTCGGCACGTCGGATGTTCGGTTGCTCGATATGACCCGGGCCTTTGCATCGGTAAATGCAAAAGGGATCGCGATCACGCCCTATGCGATCACCAAAGTCAGCACGATGAAAGGCGATGTGCTTTATCAGAGCAAATTTGATGGTAGCCGCGTGCTTGTGGACCCGTGGGTTGCTGCCGGTATTACCGATCTGATGCAGACTGCTGTCAATGCCGGTACTGGCCGCGCCGCGCAAATCGGACGCCCTGTCGCTGGTAAAACCGGGACGACCAGCAGCAACAAAGATGGTTGGTTTCTGGGCTTTTCTAGCGGCCTGACCACCGGTGTCTGGATGGGACGGGATGATGCCAAGCCAGTGCGCGGTCTGCAAGGCGGGCGGGCACCAGCAGCAGCTTTTGCGGCGTTTATGAAAGTGGCAGTCGCTAAGCGGAAGGTCGAGAAATTCGATACTGAACTGATCTTGCCAGACTGGCAATTGGAGCCAGATGAAGAAGAGCTATATGGCGCACCCGAAGACGGCATATATGTCGACGAAAATGGTATGCCCATAGAGACTGGTCAGGGGCTCGAATATGATTTGGAAGGTGGTCAGGCCGAGGATGGTCCACCACAGCTGGATCAGGATTGGATCGACTCCGTTCTGGGTCGCGGCGAAGACGAGACCGAACAGGCTGAACAGAGAGAAGACGACGACCCGCCGGCTGACCGGCCTAATGATCCGGTTTCGATCTTACCTGAACCAGCAGAAGAATAG
- a CDS encoding DUF1491 family protein, producing MIEPRLSAEMTVQSLLRKVNQNGGFGAVLQKGDRISGAILILCIEKGKDPRLLEKMPSLDGPSTWQVIWPQSTENKQELDGYLKRRSSFDPDLWLIELDIPDAERLIAEIT from the coding sequence ATGATCGAACCGCGCCTGTCTGCGGAAATGACCGTGCAGTCATTGCTGCGCAAAGTGAATCAGAATGGCGGTTTTGGAGCCGTCCTGCAAAAAGGAGACCGGATCTCCGGTGCGATCCTGATTTTATGTATCGAAAAGGGTAAAGATCCGCGGCTTCTGGAGAAAATGCCAAGTCTTGATGGGCCATCGACCTGGCAGGTTATATGGCCACAAAGTACTGAAAATAAACAAGAATTAGATGGATATCTGAAGCGCCGGAGCAGTTTTGATCCCGATCTATGGTTAATTGAACTGGACATCCCGGATGCGGAACGGCTCATCGCTGAAATAACCTGA
- the hpf gene encoding ribosome hibernation-promoting factor, HPF/YfiA family, with amino-acid sequence MEIRVSGHQVDTGDALQGHVDDRMNAIADKYFPKAISAQATFGKAPHNHFQCDIVSHIMTGLMLKSEARAGDAHQAFEQAADKIEKQLRRYMRRLNDHHVQAQYAAKQEEAAYRVFDAGDDEIEVETNSEAPAIIAETSTDIPEASVSDAVMMMDLRNTSALLFKNAGTGSHNMVYRRSDGTIGWVEPQK; translated from the coding sequence ATGGAAATTCGTGTTTCAGGACATCAGGTGGACACCGGCGATGCGCTCCAAGGCCATGTTGACGATCGAATGAATGCGATAGCCGACAAATATTTCCCAAAGGCGATTTCCGCGCAGGCAACCTTTGGCAAAGCGCCTCATAATCACTTTCAATGCGACATTGTATCGCACATTATGACGGGTCTGATGCTGAAATCTGAAGCGCGGGCGGGTGATGCCCACCAGGCCTTTGAACAAGCGGCTGACAAGATCGAAAAACAGTTGCGCCGCTATATGCGTCGGTTGAACGATCATCATGTTCAGGCGCAATATGCTGCAAAACAAGAAGAAGCCGCTTATCGTGTTTTCGACGCGGGTGATGACGAGATTGAGGTGGAAACAAATTCCGAAGCCCCGGCCATTATCGCTGAAACCAGCACCGATATTCCGGAAGCAAGCGTCTCGGATGCGGTGATGATGATGGATTTGCGTAATACCAGCGCGCTATTATTTAAAAATGCTGGAACTGGATCGCATAATATGGTTTACCGCCGCTCGGATGGCACTATCGGCTGGGTCGAACCGCAGAAATAG
- a CDS encoding SCO family protein, translating to MNKFLSVFSATLLMSVLAACNPASQSNVETEAPLTGADIGGSFTLTNQDGEKVSDSDFAGKYRIIYFGFTYCPDVCPVDLMALMQGLALAEKNDPSLAEKIQPVFISIDPERDGPEQLKQYVAAFHPRLIGLTGTAEEIADVAKKYLIIYDKRDVPGSSEYLIDHSRQGYFFGPDGEPVALLPYDGTPQQIADEIQRWMR from the coding sequence ATGAACAAATTTCTATCTGTTTTTTCCGCTACGCTTCTAATGTCGGTTCTTGCCGCCTGCAACCCGGCTTCTCAAAGCAATGTTGAAACCGAAGCGCCGCTTACTGGTGCTGATATTGGTGGCAGCTTTACGCTGACCAATCAGGATGGGGAGAAAGTGTCGGACAGCGACTTTGCCGGCAAATATCGAATCATCTACTTTGGCTTCACTTATTGCCCTGATGTCTGCCCTGTGGATCTGATGGCATTAATGCAGGGCCTGGCCCTGGCGGAGAAAAACGACCCAAGCCTAGCCGAAAAGATCCAGCCAGTTTTCATTTCGATTGACCCCGAACGGGATGGACCCGAGCAGCTAAAACAATATGTCGCCGCCTTTCACCCCCGTCTGATAGGCCTTACCGGAACCGCTGAAGAAATTGCTGATGTCGCAAAAAAATATCTTATCATCTATGATAAGCGGGATGTGCCGGGATCAAGCGAGTATCTCATTGACCATAGCCGCCAAGGCTATTTTTTCGGTCCTGATGGCGAGCCGGTAGCTTTGCTGCCTTATGATGGCACGCCGCAGCAAATCGCAGATGAAATTCAGCGGTGGATGCGATAG